One Thamnophis elegans isolate rThaEle1 chromosome 2, rThaEle1.pri, whole genome shotgun sequence genomic window, AAAACTGCCTGGATTGTAACTCAGCCTCTTGATTTGCTTATTATAAATGAAAGGCAAAACTGTTGgctgtctagagcagtgtttttcaaccactgtgccgcggcacactagtgtgccgtgacatagtgtaaggtgtgccgtgggaaaaacacctgcctatagtcaatataggcacagagttaaaaaattttaacattttctaatgatcgtgtgcctcgtgatttttttcatgaaaaaagtgtgcctttgcacaaaaaaggttgaaaaacactggtctagaggtgCTGACCATGGGGAACTGGAAGGGATGTTCCTGGGGATATTAAGAAATAATCAAGTTGAAACTGTTCATGTTCCTATTTGAGCTCCTATAGGACAACATGGTCCTGTTTCTTCACCACCAGTGAAACCATTCAGAGGTGGCTAGCAGTGCTGTTCCCAGTAGGGGTTTCTATTAAatcagggatcagcaacccaaggctctggagctgcacgtggctctttcatccctctactgcgGCTCCCAGTccctcaaaatatgcatcacaaccacCAATGTGTGATACTTGCTGGCATGTGCATCTAATGAGCTTTTTGACCCCCAGTAGgcaaaccatggataaatccaggAAAAGAAAAGTCTCAGGAAAAAAGCAGAACATTTAATGCTAGTTTTATGGCTGCTCAGGAAGTAGTgaggcacgggaagggttttatGGCTCCTGGTGttctcttttctgtgggaaatgggtccaaatggctctctgagtgtttaaggttgccgaccgcTGTACTAACTCATCAGTGACTTTTATTCAATGATGCTGCACATCTGGGAATTCTGTTATTGGTATAAGACAGATGACGCTCCTCCATGTGTTTTTTGATTTATACTCCCAAACCCCAATCCCAACCTATCCTCATAGGACCATGGCCAACATCAATTGCTTTTAAGCAAGGATGTTAGACTTTTGGGAAATGGTGCAAGACAGAATGTATTCCCCATATAAACACAGTAGTTCTTACTCCAATTCTCACAATGTTTGTTTTGATTTACACTCCAGTCCCAACCCAGCAAGATCTCAGCACCAGCAACCTTGTCTTATCTTGAAAAGCTAAGCAAGATCTGACTGGCTTAGGACTTTCATCTGAGATTGGCAAGCAAGCAAGACCAATTGCAAGCAAGTCAGAAGGCCCATCCTAGAGGAGAGAAATGGCAAAGCACTACCTCATTGCTGCTGGGAAAATGACCTGGTTGTGCTGAGCCACACTTGCTGATGCTCAACTGAGGAAACACTTTCTACATCTCACATCTCTTGTTCTGAGCCAAGGAGGCAGTGACTCCTTCCATGGCTGGACCTTCCCTTCTGCAGTTGTCTGTTCTTTAGTGTGATTGCAAGTAGGGGCAGAAAACATGGGTCACCTCTTTCCATTACCCCCACCTTTAactggagcttccctgaaggtccCTCTTGCCAGGCACTAGGATCATCTTCAGGGTAAAATTATGGCTTTTCTGGCAATTCAGACATTATTTATGGGACTTTTCTTTGACTCCTGAACCCCTGATATTTGCTCCTCTGAAGAAAGTCCATGGGGGCCAaagtggctcccccccccccccccaacagcagCAAGGTTGAACATTCTGAGATTTGCAGGAAATGGGAAAATGGCTGCAcagtttcttcttccttcttaatTCTCATTCGAAATTAGAATTGCGGGCAAGGGCCTTGTGGGGATCCTGGCTGCAAATGTCAGGGAGATTCACTCCCATCACACCAGATCCATCAATATAGAAAGACACAGGATTTGGGGTCAATAGATGTATTTTGCTTACCAATCAGGCAGAGAGTCACAGCTCCGAAGATTATAACAATCACAGTTCCCACCGAAAGAAATAACGGCTCATCTAAAGAAAGCGAAAAATGGTTCTGATTAGACAGATGCTGACTTCCCTGACATGGAAATGCTGAACAATAGGACTTTTTCCCAACCTGAACCAGCCTCCAGGCAGATCCCCCGCCTGAAGGaagcctccctctcctcccctcagaGGCTGAAGAGGAAAGAGCAAATGGCCTTGAAGGGCAGAAGGAAGAACTAAAACCAAAGCAGCAGGAAGATAAATGATGCTTCGGCCTAGGCCAAGAAATTAAATAAACGTGTCTTGCAGATCCCTCCCTTGTTTACATGGAGCTAAACAGAGGGAGGAGAAAGCATGTGCAGATTGCAATAGTTAAGAATATTATAGTTTTGCAAAAGGAATAGTTCTGAAGTAGCCGGCATTGGTTTTTATCTTGCTGACCTGTCAAAATCCAGCCTCCCTTGACCTCCAATTGTACGTCCAGCACCATTGAAAGCCTGATCTGTGAACTCTGCAGCCAGCTCCAATCTCTCCTTATCAGAGGGTCCAAATTTGGACCATAGCCACTCTGTAGGAGTGGCAGACCGCCTAGCAGGTAGAGGGGAGCCACATCTCCCATCCCTGATTAGGACAGCCGCCTCAGCAGACAGGGAGCAGCGGCAGCAAACATGGCTGCCATGAAGCAGAAGACAGCCTGAAAACCTAAGATTGTGCAGGAGGAGAGAAAGTGAGTGGCTTGTAAACTGGGTAAGAGagtattttttattgaaaaacgACCCCAAGAAATTCAAGGGGGGAGCGTATGGGAACTATTGGCTAGTGGCAGaacaagcacattaaaaaaaatcagaatatttaagaagagaaatttttaaaagaaaattaaggaaAGGAAAATTGAACTCTCAAAGTGAAGATGTGGGATTGAAAAGGTATTTTAAATAATACTGGAATTTGATGTGCAGCTTGTTTTTTTACAATTACAAATGTTGCCCTACTACTGGATTTATaacttaaaacaattaaaattggaCTATTAGCATTATGCAGAGAGGCAGAACCAAGTGGAAGTCTGAGCGCCATCTGCTGCTAAAAGGAGAGCTGTGCAATTTTGGGACTGTTTAAATTGCTGGATTATAAATATCTACCTTAAAATTACTGGaaacttaaataataaacaaGACTTTTAACCAAGTGATTCTGAATATTGTTGAGCAAATTAAAGTGATTGAAACAGATTAAACtcctggtttcttttttaaaaaattggattgACTGTAAAATGGAAGCAAGTGGAAACAAAGAAATGGAGCTGATCTACCAAGATATTAAGGATtttataaaagaacaaaacaaggagatgaaaaaaaaattggttatatagaacatatagatcaaaaattggaaaatataataCAAGGAACAACAAATAAAGAATAGGTgaaggaggaaagaatggaatcactagaatgagcagaggagtggaagacAACAAGAAGAAGATATTAGTACAATTGATGGTGAATAAGGGATTAGAACAGAAGGGAAATATTCTGAAAGATGTGAAAAGGAAatgggagaaacaggagaacagctggagagagaaaaggggggttAGAACAGGCAGCCATAGAACTAGACAGTGGGGGGGAAAGGACGAAAGGAGAGAAAACTAGAGGGCATAGTAGTCCTAATACAGATTCAAAAATAGgtgaaataaaagaattaaaagatgTGTATGGGAGACAACCTCCCccaaaagaagattaaaaatttGGATGAGGGTGAAAGATGTGggataaagggaaagaaaaagaatgtaaaGCAAAATATGCTGTGAAAGTATTTCAACAATGTGTATGAATATTAGAATTATATAAGTTGGAGAACTGCTTTGTATGTGGTGTaagaaataaaaatcatttttgagTATATATTagtaatgtaataatataatctatattattattataattatgtaGGTTGAAAAGTAGTTTGTAAATTAGATAAACAGAATTTGTATAAGgatattattaaatatgtattaaaaGGTGATTAACAGTGAAAAGTTAGGATTAAGTAATTTGAGATTAGAGAAATAAAGAACATATTTCAATGAAAACAAGATTATTAATATCAGAAACATAAGGATTGAAGGGttgggaaaatattaaatatgtaaaaatgtgATTAACAATGAATATACACTAAATGTTTGAAAGATCATGACTGATGTTAGAAGTGCATAttgaaataattgaataatgaaaaaagtaaagatcacatctttgaatattagaatgattggggaaggggggaagacTATGATAGAGGTAGAGATAAGTAATAAATAGTAAAAACAGATGTTAAGATGATACAACATATGGCAGAAATATGAGATTTAGAATTGAAGGATGATAGCAGAAATTATGTAttagtaaaactaaaaatgaaaagtAATTATTAGGAATAATACTGTTCCGTTTATTTGTATTGAACTGTATGACACCCAGGAATCAAACCATTAATGCAATAAGatgtataaaaataacaaatttaaaaaatgttattaataaaaaaaatccagcctCTTCTGCTGAAAAGCACATTGAATGACCTGGTGCAACTTGTCCCATCAGATAATTCTGCCAGAAAACAAAACCGTGTTTCGAATCTCTCATATCTTCTATCTCCATATCGTatcatattctttatttttaaatttccacTTCCAACTCCAGTCTCAATAACCACTTCTTTACCACCACTGGGCACAGTCCTaaatttcctcctttccttcggAAAATTTTAAATGACATAGCAGAAAACCAGCCAACATTGTTGAATAACctacacatttttatttatttatttaataaatatagataccacccatctcaccaaaatGTGGTACGTCATAATCGCtccgtctctctcttttttcctccttcaaaGCCAAGACCAGGGGCTTCCGCAAGCCCTCGTGCTCCAGGTAACACTGAAAGTGGTCCCtctccttggggtcgatctcaatGCTGAGCTGGACATAATAGGTTCCATCTGAGTTGGGGGCCACGTTTTTATGGAGGGTCTCATACTGGCAGACCTCTCCATCCCTCATCCAGGTGGTCTGGATCTCCTTGGGGTAGAAGCCAAAGGCCTGGCAGATGAGGACCTCCAGGCTGTCGTCCACCACCTTTCGAGTCACTTTCCCCTCTGGAGGCTCTGCAGAAACAGCAACAACAGAGTTCTCAGGATTTTCTGGTCCTTGTGTCAAGACAATTGAATAGGTAGTTAAGACTTCATTTGGTCATCTTCTCCCActgctccctctcctctcctgaaTCTCTGGGACCCTCAAAAGATGGGGACACTGAACTCTTTGCTTTATTTTTGAAAGGGACACATACCAAAATAATTGTACTGCTTAGGTGCTGATTTAGTTTGGATATCCCACATTGAATTTGTAAAAGTTGGTCCAGATGGAAATTAAGAAGAAAACCACCTTTTGGTTCAGCTGGATGTGAGAATTAAACTTTCTTCTGCTCTGCAAGATTTTCTCATGGAAATGCCAATGGATCTCAGCCTCCATCTCTTGCTTAATTAGTTTCATTGGTTTTTATCTTTGAAAAACTTATTTTAGGGGGCATTGAAGATTTGAGTTTTTGAGTTTTaagtttgagttttattgggatttatatgccgcccttttccctgaggggactcagggcggcttacaaccacaagggaggggggtgcagtgtcaaaaacagaacagtatgtgaacaaagaaaaaaatagtaaaaacacaactttcattcagcaatcaaacactcgggcgggtaaattgggaacctatccccaggcctgctgggagagccagatcttgagggctgcgcggaaggtctggatagtggtgagggtacggatctcaacggggaggtcgttccacagggtcggagctgcagcagaaaaggctctcctccgtgtggttgccagtcggcattgactggcagatggaattcggaggaggcccagtctgtggaatctaattggtcgatttagggaggtaatcggcagaaggcggtctctcaagtacccagatccactaccatggagtgctttaaagatggtcatcagtaccctgaagcgcacccggagaccaacaggtagccagtgcagctcgcggaggacgggtgtaacgtgggcgaaccgcggtgcgcccactatcactcgcgcggctgcattctggactagctgtagccgccggatgcacttcaagggcaaccccatgtagagcccgttgcagtattccagcctagagatcacaagggctcgagtgactgttgtgagagcctcccggtctaggtagggccgcaactggcggaccaggcgaacctgggcaaatgcccccctggtcacagctgacagctggtggtcaaaagtcagctgtgggtccaggaggactcctaagttgcggaccctatctgaggggtataaaatttgaccccccagcctaagcgttggtgtattagccaaattattgggagggaagcacaacagccactcggtcttgtccgggttgagtaccagtttgttagcactcatccagttcctaacggcctccagaccctggttcatcacgtccaccgcttcattgagttggcacggggcggacagatacagttgcgtatcgtccgcatattggtggtattttatcccgtgcctccgaatgatctcgcccagcggtttcatgtatatgttaaatagtaggggggataagaccgaaccctgcggcaccccacatgttaggggcctcagggacgatctctgccccccgaccaacaccgactgcgacctgtccgagaggtaggaggagaaccaccgtaaaacagtgcctcccactcccacctcccgcagacgtcgcagaaggataccatggtcgatggtatcgaaagccgctgagaggtcaaggagaaccaggatggacgcatagcctccatctctggccctccagagatcatcggtcaatgcgaccaaagcggtttctgtgctgtaaccaggtctgaagccggactggaaggggtcaagataactagcttcctccaaggcccgttgaagctggaaggccaccaccttctcaacaaccttcccgataaaggggaggttggagacaggacgaaagttgtttagaatggctggatctaaggatggtttcttcaggaggggtctcaccaccgccgttttaagtacggcggggaagtgcccctcccgaagggaggcggtcacaaccgcctggatccagccatgtgtcacctccctgctgttggcaaccagccaggagggacacgggtccagaatacaagtggaggcacttacagctcgaatggccttgtccacatccccagaggcaacatcctggaactcaacccagagatggtgtggcaagtggtcctcctgtgtctcggctggatctactgcggtggagtccaagtccgatcgaaaccgagctgtTTCCCCCAATGCTGTCCTTCTGTAGTTTGATTTGGTAAGTGCCCACATCTGTTCCTGTCTGGCATGTGAATGTGCAgaaaaatattgggggggggaccCCAGAAAAAATTGCAAAACCAGGGCCCATTTGGTACTTACCTGTCTGAAGAAGAGCCTCCTTCTGGTAAGGCAGGTATTCCTGCATCATGTTAATGCAGGTCTCCTCCAGGTAGATTATATTCCTCTGGGACCTCCTTGTATCATCCTCCCACTTCTCCTTGACCTTCTGGGCCTGGGGCTGAGCTGTCACCCATCTCAGGGTCTCCTTGTCGAAGCTGATGAAGTCCATCCCATTGTAGCCATAGTGCAAAAACCCTCCTTTGCTCCCGTCTTCTCTGACCTCACAGCCCAAACTCACCTGCCAGGTGTGAAGCCCTGAAAAATGGGATAGGAATAATCCAGAGTTCCTCTTGCCTGGACACCCCACCATTGATTCAAATGTTTATTTCCATCCCACCAGCTGAACCTGAAGCTGaaatactgttgtggcccaccagcagccaccagagctggcagctgattcagacagtgaggaggtttgggaggaacatgtgccagtcctggagtctggggaagcctctgatgagggctcttcgttggaggcagagatggggccagagccatatgccagttatcagctgccttcagagtcagacatcagtgaggcagacaaatagctggagcctgttcccagggtgcccatgcgcagagttgccagacaagggaacagctaaagaacaggggttgacttgggactaAGGTtacaagtggatgatgaatggcccctcccagaataaataaaagaggagtgaaaggggagtggagtttgcaggagacaacaagttcgcttaattggttcatgactctctgagaccccTTGCTACATTTTGCAGATATCgccctggcaactctccaaaccagagaaggtctgtgactgtaaatcctcccttgaaaggctttgctggatgcgaatgagcagaattcacagtcaattaataaaatttg contains:
- the LOC116503726 gene encoding major histocompatibility complex class I-related gene protein-like, with product MELPRAPLWLLWAVLESSVPGSRCGSSRHSLCNSYLKVSESSQGLPEFLSMVHLDDQPITQYDNNTMKMVPWLEMVDTTILVALERVFRADLEWLSKLNHKAGGLHTWQVSLGCEVREDGSKGGFLHYGYNGMDFISFDKETLRWVTAQPQAQKVKEKWEDDTRRSQRNIIYLEETCINMMQEYLPYQKEALLQTEPPEGKVTRKVVDDSLEVLICQAFGFYPKEIQTTWMRDGEVCQYETLHKNVAPNSDGTYYVQLSIEIDPKERDHFQCYLEHEGLRKPLVLALKEEKRERRSDYDVPHFDEPLFLSVGTVIVIIFGAVTLCLIVGFGLNYRKKHHQARKTCLDHLLEKLCSSPTDGAEDEIQSQVMFPPKMTSKGCCGEKTELGGEETSLKASPDAYSNNKESCGDFTVQEPLKDADAPKPGMERMEEEVSPGT